The following proteins are encoded in a genomic region of Streptomyces lunaelactis:
- a CDS encoding LysR family transcriptional regulator: MPRDLDPRLLRAFTAVADELHFTRAAAALYVAQQALSRDIRRLERELGVELFVRTTRQVTLTGDGERLLPYARGVLQAQDELLAAASGSARPLLVDLNSEGMASGRVLARARELAPECELMARFESGLTGAAAEIIAGRLDVSFGRFAGLEPGVRALLSHQPVRYEPMAVLLPVDHPLAARSRIPLDALAGETVYAGAGNPGTLEWTDLARRLFAGRGIAVAASAPMAVGVEEFRRVMAKWRNPVLAVVDFPAMPDTVLRPIVDPVPLSPLSLVWRKGVCHPGVDALRAAADELAGREGWLEHDPSCWLPECDKSTMCDNN, encoded by the coding sequence GTGCCCCGAGACCTCGACCCCCGCCTCCTCCGCGCCTTCACCGCCGTCGCCGACGAGCTGCACTTCACCCGTGCCGCCGCCGCGCTGTATGTCGCGCAGCAGGCCCTCAGCCGCGATATCCGGCGCCTGGAGCGGGAGCTGGGCGTCGAGCTGTTCGTACGGACCACCCGGCAGGTGACACTCACGGGTGACGGCGAGCGGCTGCTGCCGTACGCGCGCGGGGTGTTGCAGGCCCAGGACGAGCTGCTGGCCGCCGCATCGGGGTCGGCGCGGCCGCTCCTCGTCGACCTCAACAGCGAAGGCATGGCATCCGGCCGCGTCCTGGCGCGGGCGCGCGAACTCGCCCCGGAGTGTGAGCTGATGGCCCGCTTCGAGAGCGGGCTGACAGGCGCCGCCGCCGAGATCATCGCGGGGCGGCTCGATGTCTCCTTCGGGCGTTTCGCCGGCCTCGAACCCGGCGTACGGGCGCTGCTGTCCCACCAGCCCGTGCGGTACGAGCCGATGGCCGTGCTGCTGCCGGTCGACCACCCTCTCGCAGCGCGTTCGCGGATCCCGCTGGACGCGCTCGCGGGCGAGACCGTGTACGCCGGGGCCGGCAATCCGGGGACCCTGGAGTGGACGGATCTGGCGCGGCGGCTCTTCGCCGGACGGGGGATCGCCGTCGCGGCGTCCGCGCCCATGGCCGTGGGCGTCGAGGAGTTCCGCCGAGTGATGGCCAAGTGGCGTAACCCGGTTCTGGCGGTGGTCGACTTTCCGGCCATGCCGGACACCGTGCTGCGCCCGATCGTCGATCCCGTACCGCTGTCACCGCTCTCGCTCGTGTGGCGCAAAGGCGTGTGTCATCCCGGCGTTGACGCGCTTCGAGCAGCGGCCGACGAACTTGCCGGGCGTGAGGGGTGGCTGGAACACGACCCTTCCTGCTGGTTGCCCGAATGTGACAAGTCGACCATGTGTGACAACAACTGA
- the smpB gene encoding SsrA-binding protein SmpB, with translation MAKETGRKLIAQNKKARHDYHILDTYECGLVLTGTEVKSLRQGRASLVDGFVQIDNHEAWLHNVHVPEYTQGTWTNHSARRKRKLLMHRAEIDKLESKTQETGHTIVPLALYFKDGRAKVEIALAKGKKEYDKRQTLREKQDRRETDRVISAAKRRERA, from the coding sequence ATGGCTAAGGAAACAGGGCGCAAGCTGATCGCGCAGAACAAGAAGGCGCGGCACGACTACCACATCCTCGACACCTACGAGTGCGGTCTCGTGCTGACGGGTACCGAGGTGAAGTCGCTGCGCCAGGGGCGGGCCTCGCTCGTGGACGGCTTCGTCCAGATCGACAATCACGAGGCGTGGCTGCACAACGTGCATGTGCCCGAGTACACCCAGGGGACGTGGACCAACCACAGCGCGCGGCGCAAGCGGAAACTGCTGATGCACCGGGCCGAGATCGACAAGCTCGAGTCGAAGACCCAGGAGACCGGGCACACGATCGTGCCGCTGGCGCTGTACTTCAAGGACGGCCGGGCCAAGGTCGAGATCGCGCTGGCGAAGGGCAAGAAGGAGTACGACAAGCGGCAGACGCTGCGGGAGAAGCAGGACCGGCGGGAGACGGACCGCGTGATCTCGGCGGCGAAGCGGCGCGAGCGGGCCTGA
- a CDS encoding bifunctional polysaccharide deacetylase/glycosyltransferase family 2 protein, which produces MRHLLPVLFLVALFAMLMLRGYVHSEVLADHRVRPPAPTGQVPAEILAGGPVIDVRDQAAPKALSIPDHQLVLTFDDGPDPLWTPKVLDALKRYKAHGVFFVTGAMASRHPDLVERMVREGHEIGLHTFNHPDLSFRSTSRIDWELSSSQLAIAGAAGIRTSLFRPPYSSFSGALDNRTWPVTQYIGSRGYITAFNNTDSEDWKRPGVDAIIKRATPTGTEGSIVLMHDSGGDRSQTVAALERFLPQMKARGYRFANLTEALGAPSAHTPVTGSELWQGRAFVAAVSVSEHTTDVLVVALAAIGVLVFARFGLMLLLSFAHARKVRRPGFSWGPPITEPVSVLVPAYNERECIANTVRSLMASDHPIEVIVIDDGSTDGTADLVDALGQPGVRVVRQPNSGKPAALNNGIRHARHEIVVMMDGDTVFEPSTVRELVQPFGDMRVGAVAGNAKVGNRDSLIGAWQHIEYVMGFNLDRRMYDLLRCMPTIPGAVGAFRRQALERVGGMSEDTLAEDTDITMAMHRDGWRVVYAERARAWTEAPESVQQLWSQRYRWSYGTMQAIWKHRRALVERGPSGRFGRVGLPLVSLFMVLAPLLAPLIDVFLLYGLVFGPTEKTIAAWLGVLAIQAVCAAYAFRLDRERMVHLISLPLQQILYRQLMYVVLLQSWITALTGGRLRWQKLRRTGTVAAPGLPSPRSAEDRRPVA; this is translated from the coding sequence ATGCGTCATCTGCTGCCCGTGCTCTTTCTGGTCGCGCTCTTCGCCATGCTCATGCTGCGCGGCTATGTACACAGCGAGGTCCTCGCCGACCACCGCGTACGCCCACCGGCGCCCACCGGCCAGGTCCCGGCGGAGATCCTGGCGGGCGGTCCTGTCATCGACGTGCGCGACCAGGCCGCTCCCAAGGCGCTGAGCATCCCCGACCACCAGCTCGTGCTGACCTTCGACGACGGCCCTGACCCCCTCTGGACGCCGAAGGTCCTCGATGCGCTGAAGCGGTACAAGGCGCACGGCGTGTTCTTCGTCACAGGCGCCATGGCCTCCCGCCACCCGGACCTGGTGGAGCGGATGGTGCGGGAGGGGCACGAGATCGGTCTGCACACCTTCAACCACCCCGACCTCTCCTTCCGGTCCACCTCCCGCATCGACTGGGAGCTCTCGTCCAGCCAGCTGGCCATCGCGGGTGCGGCCGGTATCCGCACCTCGCTCTTCCGCCCGCCGTACTCCTCCTTCTCAGGCGCCCTGGACAACAGGACCTGGCCGGTCACGCAGTACATCGGCAGCCGCGGCTACATCACCGCCTTCAACAACACCGACTCCGAGGACTGGAAGCGCCCCGGCGTCGACGCGATCATCAAGCGCGCGACGCCCACGGGCACCGAGGGCTCGATCGTGCTGATGCACGACTCCGGCGGCGACCGTTCCCAGACCGTCGCGGCTCTGGAGCGCTTCCTGCCGCAGATGAAGGCCAGGGGCTACCGCTTCGCGAACCTCACCGAGGCGCTCGGCGCCCCCAGCGCCCACACCCCGGTCACCGGATCCGAGCTGTGGCAGGGAAGGGCCTTCGTCGCCGCCGTGTCCGTCTCCGAGCACACCACCGACGTCCTGGTCGTCGCTCTCGCCGCGATCGGTGTGCTGGTCTTCGCGCGCTTCGGGCTGATGCTGCTGCTCTCCTTCGCGCACGCCCGCAAGGTGCGCAGGCCCGGCTTCAGCTGGGGCCCGCCCATCACGGAACCGGTGTCCGTGCTGGTCCCCGCGTACAACGAACGCGAATGCATCGCCAATACGGTCCGTTCGCTGATGGCGAGCGACCACCCCATCGAGGTCATCGTCATCGACGACGGCTCCACGGACGGCACCGCGGACCTCGTCGACGCGCTCGGGCAGCCCGGCGTCCGTGTCGTACGGCAGCCCAACTCTGGCAAGCCCGCCGCCCTCAACAACGGCATCCGGCACGCCCGCCACGAGATCGTCGTGATGATGGACGGCGACACCGTCTTCGAGCCGTCGACCGTGCGCGAACTGGTCCAGCCCTTCGGCGACATGCGCGTCGGCGCGGTCGCGGGCAACGCCAAGGTCGGCAACCGCGACAGCCTGATCGGGGCCTGGCAGCACATCGAGTACGTCATGGGCTTCAACCTCGACCGCCGGATGTACGACCTTCTGCGCTGCATGCCCACCATCCCCGGCGCGGTCGGCGCCTTCCGCCGCCAGGCCCTGGAACGGGTCGGCGGCATGAGCGAGGACACCCTCGCCGAGGACACCGACATCACCATGGCCATGCACCGCGACGGCTGGCGCGTCGTCTACGCCGAGCGGGCCCGCGCCTGGACCGAGGCCCCGGAGAGCGTGCAGCAGCTCTGGTCGCAGCGCTACCGCTGGTCGTACGGCACGATGCAGGCGATCTGGAAGCACCGCCGCGCGCTGGTGGAAAGGGGCCCCTCGGGCCGCTTCGGCCGGGTCGGCCTGCCGCTGGTCTCGCTGTTCATGGTGCTTGCGCCGCTGCTGGCCCCGCTGATCGACGTCTTCCTGCTGTACGGACTGGTCTTCGGCCCCACCGAGAAGACGATCGCCGCATGGCTCGGAGTCCTCGCGATCCAGGCCGTCTGCGCCGCGTACGCCTTCCGGCTCGACCGCGAGCGCATGGTGCATCTGATCTCGCTGCCTCTTCAGCAGATCCTGTACCGGCAGCTGATGTACGTCGTGCTGCTGCAGTCCTGGATCACCGCGCTGACCGGCGGCCGGCTGCGCTGGCAGAAGCTGCGGCGTACGGGAACGGTGGCGGCGCCCGGCCTGCCGAGCCCCCGGAGCGCCGAGGACCGGAGGCCGGTCGCGTGA
- a CDS encoding serine/threonine-protein kinase gives MARNIGSRYTAHQILGRGSAGTVWLGEGPEGPVAIKLLREDLASDQELVGRFVQERTALLGLDHPKVVGVRDLVVDGNDLALVMDLVRGTDLRTRLDRERRLAPEAAVAIIADVADGLAAAHAAGVVHRDVKPENILLDMEGPLGPAGSHPALLTDFGVAKLIDTPRRTKALRPAGANPQNPPTPSGIIGTPDYIAPEIVEGLPPRAAVDIYALATVLYELLAGFTPFGGGHPGAVLRRHVTETVVPLPGIPDELWQLIVQCLAKAPASRLRASELATRLHDLLPLIAGMPPLDVDEPDVEPAPEPYEDAAPAARDEPRRRGAVPLVPGATPADSNRDTHTSMRVPAPDELAGGARGTARAPRTPGQRRPGSARHKADAVRKRRITLGVAALVVAAAVGVGGWLATSDGDTEAPPQDSKQSAPSEP, from the coding sequence GCTACACGGCCCACCAGATCCTGGGGCGGGGCAGCGCCGGCACGGTGTGGCTCGGCGAGGGACCCGAAGGGCCCGTCGCCATCAAGCTGTTGCGCGAGGACCTGGCATCCGACCAGGAGCTCGTCGGACGCTTCGTCCAGGAGCGCACGGCCCTGCTCGGACTCGACCACCCCAAGGTCGTCGGCGTCCGCGACCTCGTCGTCGACGGCAACGACCTCGCGCTCGTCATGGACCTCGTCCGCGGCACGGATCTGCGCACCCGCCTCGACCGCGAGCGCCGCCTCGCCCCCGAAGCGGCCGTCGCGATCATCGCGGACGTCGCCGACGGCCTCGCCGCGGCGCACGCCGCCGGCGTCGTCCACCGCGACGTCAAGCCCGAGAACATCCTGCTCGACATGGAGGGCCCGCTCGGTCCGGCCGGCTCCCACCCCGCGCTGCTCACCGACTTCGGCGTCGCCAAGCTGATCGACACCCCGCGCCGCACCAAGGCACTGCGCCCCGCCGGTGCGAACCCGCAGAACCCGCCGACCCCGTCGGGCATCATCGGCACCCCCGACTACATCGCCCCCGAGATCGTCGAGGGCCTGCCACCCCGGGCCGCGGTCGACATCTACGCCCTCGCCACCGTCCTGTACGAGCTCCTCGCGGGCTTCACACCCTTCGGCGGCGGCCACCCCGGCGCCGTACTGCGCCGCCACGTCACCGAGACCGTGGTCCCCCTCCCGGGCATCCCCGACGAGCTGTGGCAGCTCATCGTCCAGTGCCTGGCCAAGGCCCCCGCCTCCCGGCTCCGCGCCTCCGAACTGGCCACCCGCCTCCACGACCTGCTCCCGCTGATCGCGGGCATGCCGCCGCTGGACGTCGACGAGCCCGATGTCGAGCCCGCCCCGGAGCCGTACGAGGACGCCGCCCCGGCCGCCCGGGACGAGCCCCGCCGCCGCGGAGCGGTCCCCCTCGTCCCCGGCGCGACGCCCGCGGACTCCAACCGCGACACCCACACCTCGATGCGCGTCCCGGCCCCGGACGAGCTGGCGGGCGGCGCCCGCGGTACGGCCCGCGCCCCCCGCACCCCGGGCCAGCGCCGCCCCGGCTCGGCCCGTCACAAGGCGGACGCGGTCCGTAAGCGCCGCATCACGCTGGGAGTCGCGGCGCTGGTCGTGGCCGCGGCGGTGGGCGTCGGCGGCTGGCTGGCGACGAGCGACGGCGACACGGAAGCGCCCCCACAGGACTCCAAGCAGTCGGCGCCCTCCGAGCCCTAG
- the ftsE gene encoding cell division ATP-binding protein FtsE, translating into MIRFDNVSKIYPKQSRPALRDVSLDIAKGEFVFLVGSSGSGKSTFLRLVLREERASQGLVHVLGKDLARLSNWKVPQMRRQLGTVFQDFRLLPNKTVAENVAFAQEVIGKPRGEIRKAVPQVLDLVGLGGKEDRMPGELSGGEQQRVAIARAFVNRPMLLIADEPTGNLDPQTSVGIMKLLDRINRTGTTVIMATHDQNIVDQMRKRVIELEKGRLVRDQARGVYGYQH; encoded by the coding sequence GTGATCCGATTCGACAACGTCTCCAAGATCTACCCCAAGCAGAGCCGCCCAGCCCTGCGCGACGTCTCACTCGACATCGCCAAGGGGGAGTTCGTCTTCCTCGTCGGCTCGTCCGGTTCCGGCAAGTCGACCTTCCTGCGGCTGGTTCTGCGCGAAGAGCGTGCCAGTCAGGGTCTGGTCCACGTCCTCGGCAAGGACCTGGCCAGGCTGTCGAACTGGAAGGTGCCGCAGATGCGCCGCCAGCTCGGCACGGTCTTCCAGGACTTCCGCCTCCTCCCCAACAAGACCGTCGCCGAGAACGTGGCGTTCGCGCAGGAGGTCATCGGCAAGCCGCGCGGTGAGATCCGCAAGGCCGTGCCCCAGGTCCTCGACCTCGTCGGCCTCGGCGGCAAGGAGGACCGGATGCCCGGTGAGCTCTCCGGCGGTGAGCAGCAGCGCGTCGCGATCGCGCGGGCCTTCGTCAACCGCCCCATGCTGCTGATCGCGGACGAGCCGACCGGAAACCTCGACCCGCAGACCTCCGTGGGCATCATGAAGCTGCTGGACCGGATCAACCGGACCGGCACCACCGTGATCATGGCGACCCACGACCAGAACATCGTCGACCAGATGCGCAAGCGCGTCATCGAGCTCGAGAAGGGCCGTCTCGTACGCGACCAGGCACGCGGCGTCTACGGCTACCAGCACTGA
- a CDS encoding S41 family peptidase: MPGPEFCPRPRRIRRGAALTLVFASVLATAAATNGLPRDDENAPRPLSARAAAATVDREVVARAAAEAMADGKSGTKAAEEVVSRSGDRWGAVYDKAEYEEFEQSLDGEYTGVGLGARRDGDGHVEVARVQPGGPADKAGIRAGDRLGTIDGLRIDKRPVTEVVALLRGDDRTKVVLGLERDGRKWAETLLRATLATEAVIVRNLDDGAVMIKVASFTKGSGAQVRDAVRDAPAGAGVLLDLRGNAGGLVAEAVTAASAFLDGGLVATYDIRGEQRALYATPGGDTDRPVVALVDGGTMSAAELVTGALQDRGRAITVGSRTFGKGSVQMPSRLPDGSVAELTVGHYRTPAGHSVDGRGITPDLAASERAEERARTVLSGLGGTS; the protein is encoded by the coding sequence ATGCCGGGCCCGGAGTTCTGCCCTCGGCCCCGCCGCATCCGCCGCGGGGCGGCCCTGACATTGGTATTCGCAAGCGTTCTCGCCACCGCGGCCGCCACCAACGGTCTGCCGCGCGACGACGAGAACGCGCCCCGCCCCCTCTCCGCCCGCGCCGCTGCCGCGACCGTCGACCGCGAGGTCGTCGCCCGCGCCGCCGCCGAGGCGATGGCGGACGGCAAGTCCGGTACGAAGGCGGCCGAGGAGGTCGTCAGCCGCAGCGGGGACCGCTGGGGCGCGGTGTACGACAAGGCCGAGTACGAGGAGTTCGAGCAGTCCCTCGACGGCGAGTACACGGGCGTGGGCCTGGGGGCCAGGCGCGACGGCGACGGGCACGTGGAAGTGGCCAGGGTCCAGCCCGGCGGCCCCGCCGACAAGGCGGGCATCCGGGCAGGCGACCGGCTCGGGACGATCGACGGCCTGCGGATCGACAAGCGTCCGGTCACCGAGGTCGTGGCGCTGCTGCGTGGCGACGACCGTACGAAGGTCGTCCTGGGGCTGGAGCGAGACGGCCGGAAATGGGCCGAGACCCTGCTGCGGGCCACGCTGGCCACCGAGGCGGTCATCGTCCGTAACCTCGACGACGGCGCCGTCATGATCAAGGTCGCCTCGTTCACCAAGGGCTCGGGCGCTCAGGTCCGGGACGCGGTCCGGGACGCCCCCGCGGGCGCCGGCGTCCTGCTCGATCTGCGCGGCAACGCCGGCGGCCTGGTCGCCGAGGCCGTCACCGCCGCCTCCGCCTTCCTGGACGGCGGCCTGGTCGCCACGTACGACATAAGGGGCGAGCAGCGGGCCCTGTACGCGACACCCGGCGGTGACACCGACAGACCCGTGGTCGCGCTCGTCGACGGCGGCACGATGAGCGCCGCCGAGCTGGTCACCGGGGCGCTGCAGGACCGCGGGCGGGCGATCACCGTCGGTTCGCGCACCTTCGGCAAGGGCTCGGTGCAGATGCCCAGCCGCCTTCCGGACGGCTCCGTCGCCGAGCTGACCGTGGGCCACTACCGCACTCCGGCGGGCCACAGCGTCGACGGCCGGGGCATCACACCGGACCTCGCCGCGAGCGAGCGTGCCGAGGAACGGGCCCGGACGGTGCTGAGTGGCCTCGGGGGCACATCGTAA
- a CDS encoding MFS transporter, which translates to MPQSDAPQAPSADACDGPVPLPAPSRTGGGAPARGPGQGPGGGRSPYRRLFEPKGAAAFTAGNLLARLPMGMFSVSAVIMIAGSRGSYALAGAVTATGLAVTALVAPWTARLVDRHGQARIAVPAAALAALGSLALLLCVHLGAPDWTLFAAYAATATTPNTGGMSRARWAHLHQGDAAAQHTANAFEQAADELCFMLGPVLAAFLCSAFFPEAGTLTGVVLLLTGVLIFAAQRSTEPPVAAHPTRARSPLRTAGMVPLLAVFLATGAVFGALEVTTLAYLDGPAAGGLLALQAAGSCVAGLLYGSVRPARSVPGRLTGCLAAMTALMTLPLLASRTGSATVLAAALLFAGAATAPTMVTGMTLIQRLTPRDSLNEGMTLAVTAILGGIAAGSATSGRLVEEAGAAAGYALPVAAAALALLLSPAARRGTRPGSRSVRP; encoded by the coding sequence ATGCCGCAATCCGACGCCCCGCAGGCGCCTTCCGCCGACGCCTGCGACGGGCCTGTTCCCCTGCCCGCCCCTTCCCGAACCGGGGGCGGAGCCCCCGCGCGGGGTCCGGGGCAGGGCCCCGGCGGTGGACGCTCGCCCTACCGACGGCTCTTCGAGCCGAAGGGCGCCGCAGCCTTCACCGCCGGCAACCTCCTCGCCCGCCTCCCCATGGGCATGTTCAGCGTCAGCGCCGTCATCATGATCGCCGGATCCCGCGGCTCCTACGCCCTCGCCGGAGCCGTCACCGCCACCGGTCTCGCCGTCACCGCGCTGGTCGCGCCGTGGACCGCGCGGCTCGTGGACCGGCACGGGCAGGCCCGCATCGCCGTGCCCGCCGCCGCCCTCGCCGCGCTCGGCTCGCTCGCCCTGCTGCTGTGCGTACACCTCGGTGCGCCCGACTGGACCCTCTTCGCCGCGTACGCCGCGACCGCCACCACACCCAACACCGGCGGCATGTCCCGCGCCCGCTGGGCCCATCTCCACCAGGGCGACGCGGCCGCGCAGCACACCGCGAACGCCTTCGAGCAGGCCGCGGATGAGCTGTGCTTCATGCTCGGCCCGGTGCTCGCGGCGTTCCTGTGCTCCGCGTTCTTCCCCGAGGCGGGCACCCTGACCGGCGTGGTCCTGCTGCTCACCGGCGTGCTGATCTTCGCGGCCCAGCGGTCGACGGAGCCGCCGGTGGCCGCGCACCCGACGCGGGCCCGCTCCCCGCTCCGTACGGCCGGGATGGTGCCACTGCTCGCCGTCTTCCTCGCCACGGGCGCGGTCTTCGGCGCGCTGGAGGTCACCACGCTCGCGTATCTGGACGGCCCTGCGGCGGGAGGTCTGCTCGCGCTGCAGGCCGCAGGATCGTGCGTGGCGGGCCTGCTGTACGGATCGGTGCGCCCGGCCCGCAGCGTGCCGGGCAGGCTGACGGGCTGCCTCGCCGCGATGACCGCGCTGATGACGCTGCCGCTGCTCGCCTCCCGTACGGGCTCGGCCACCGTGCTCGCCGCGGCACTGCTGTTCGCGGGCGCGGCGACCGCCCCGACCATGGTCACCGGCATGACCCTGATCCAGCGGCTGACCCCGCGGGACAGCCTGAACGAGGGCATGACGCTCGCTGTCACCGCGATCCTCGGCGGCATCGCGGCCGGCTCGGCCACCAGCGGCCGGCTGGTGGAGGAGGCGGGCGCGGCCGCCGGATACGCGCTGCCGGTCGCCGCCGCGGCCCTGGCGCTGCTGCTGTCGCCGGCGGCCCGCCGGGGAACCCGCCCGGGGAGCCGGTCCGTCCGGCCCTGA
- the prfB gene encoding peptide chain release factor 2, translating into MAVVDVSEELKSLSSTMGSIEAVLDLEKMRADIAVLEEQAAAPSLWDDPDAAQKITSKLSHLQAELRKTEALRGRIDDLSVMFELAEDEGDADALAEAESELIAVRKALDEMEVRTLLSGEYAEREALVNIRAEAGGVDASDFAERLQRMYLRWAERHGYPTEVYETSYAEEAGIKSTTFVVKAPYAYGTLSVEQGTHRLVRISPFDNQGRRQTSFAGVEVLPVVEKTDHVEIDESELRVDVYRASGPGGQGVNTTDSAVRLTHIPTGIVVSCQNERSQIQNKASAMNVLQAKLLERRRQEEQARMDALKDGGSSWGNQMRSYVLHPYQMVKDLRTEFEVGNPQAVLDGEIDGFLEAGIRWRKQQEK; encoded by the coding sequence GTGGCAGTCGTCGATGTATCCGAAGAGCTGAAGTCCCTCTCCTCGACCATGGGGTCGATCGAGGCCGTCCTGGACCTCGAGAAGATGAGGGCAGACATCGCTGTGCTCGAGGAGCAGGCCGCAGCCCCGTCCCTGTGGGACGACCCGGACGCGGCCCAGAAGATCACCAGCAAGCTCTCGCACCTCCAGGCCGAGCTCCGCAAGACGGAGGCGCTCCGCGGGCGGATCGACGACCTGAGCGTGATGTTCGAGCTCGCCGAGGACGAGGGTGACGCGGACGCGCTCGCCGAGGCCGAGTCCGAGCTCATCGCCGTCCGCAAGGCGCTGGACGAGATGGAAGTCCGTACGCTCCTCTCCGGCGAGTACGCCGAACGCGAGGCGCTGGTCAACATCCGCGCCGAGGCCGGCGGCGTCGACGCCTCCGACTTCGCCGAGCGCCTGCAGCGCATGTATCTGCGCTGGGCCGAGCGCCACGGCTACCCGACCGAGGTCTACGAGACCTCGTACGCGGAAGAGGCCGGCATCAAGTCGACCACCTTCGTGGTCAAGGCCCCCTACGCATACGGCACGCTCTCCGTCGAGCAGGGCACGCACCGCCTGGTGCGTATCTCGCCGTTCGACAATCAGGGCCGCCGTCAGACGTCGTTCGCGGGCGTCGAGGTGCTGCCGGTCGTCGAGAAGACCGATCACGTCGAGATCGACGAGTCCGAGCTGCGCGTCGACGTGTACCGCGCCTCCGGCCCCGGCGGTCAGGGCGTCAACACCACTGACTCCGCCGTGCGGTTGACGCACATCCCGACCGGCATCGTCGTCTCCTGTCAGAACGAGCGCTCGCAGATCCAGAACAAGGCGAGCGCGATGAACGTCCTCCAGGCCAAGTTGCTCGAGCGGCGACGCCAGGAGGAGCAGGCCAGGATGGACGCGCTCAAGGACGGGGGCAGCTCCTGGGGCAACCAGATGCGTTCGTACGTCCTGCACCCGTACCAGATGGTCAAGGACCTCCGTACGGAGTTCGAAGTGGGCAATCCGCAGGCCGTACTTGACGGTGAGATCGACGGCTTCCTGGAGGCCGGAATTCGCTGGCGCAAGCAGCAGGAGAAGTAG
- the ftsX gene encoding permease-like cell division protein FtsX: MRAQFVLSEIGVGLRRNLTMTFAVIVSVALSLALFGGALLMREQVSTMKDFWYDKVNVSIFLCNKNDAATPSATSKCAKGAVTALQKKQIDSDLKKMDVVDTVHLETAEEAYKHYREQYGDTPIATTITPDQMQESFRVKLEDPEKYKVVATAFAGRDGVQSVQDQRNILENLFSLMNGMNIAALFVMALMLLIALMLIVNTVRVSAFSRRRETGIMRLVGASSFYIQMPFIMEAAFAGLLGGLVASAMLLVGRYFLIDHGLALSEKMQLINFIGWDAVVTKLPLVIAIGLLMPAVAAFIALRKYLKV, translated from the coding sequence ATGCGCGCCCAGTTCGTACTGTCGGAGATCGGCGTCGGTCTCCGCCGCAATCTCACGATGACCTTCGCCGTCATCGTTTCCGTAGCCCTCTCACTCGCCCTGTTCGGCGGTGCGCTGCTCATGCGCGAGCAGGTCAGCACGATGAAGGACTTCTGGTACGACAAGGTCAACGTCTCGATCTTCCTCTGCAACAAGAACGACGCGGCGACCCCGTCGGCGACCTCCAAGTGCGCCAAGGGCGCCGTCACCGCGCTGCAGAAGAAGCAGATCGACAGCGATCTCAAGAAGATGGACGTGGTCGACACCGTCCACCTCGAGACGGCCGAAGAGGCGTACAAGCACTACCGGGAGCAGTACGGCGACACCCCCATCGCCACCACCATCACGCCGGACCAGATGCAGGAGTCGTTCCGCGTCAAGCTGGAGGACCCGGAGAAGTACAAGGTGGTCGCGACCGCCTTCGCCGGCCGGGACGGGGTGCAGTCCGTCCAGGACCAGCGCAACATCCTGGAGAATCTCTTCTCCCTCATGAACGGCATGAATATCGCCGCGCTCTTCGTGATGGCGCTGATGCTGCTGATTGCGCTGATGCTGATCGTCAACACCGTGCGCGTTTCGGCGTTCAGCCGCCGTCGTGAGACGGGCATCATGCGGCTTGTGGGAGCATCCAGCTTCTACATCCAGATGCCGTTCATCATGGAGGCCGCCTTCGCCGGTCTGCTGGGCGGTCTGGTCGCCTCCGCCATGCTGCTGGTGGGCAGATACTTCCTGATCGACCATGGTCTGGCGCTCTCCGAGAAGATGCAGCTGATCAACTTCATCGGCTGGGACGCGGTGGTCACCAAGCTGCCACTGGTGATCGCGATCGGGCTGCTGATGCCCGCTGTGGCCGCTTTCATCGCTTTGCGCAAGTACCTCAAGGTGTGA